The Thermobifida halotolerans sequence AGGCGGGCGGTGCCGGAGTGCTCATGCACGACAGTGCGAAGGGCGACGCGACCGTCAGACTCCGCCTGGACTTCACCCCGGACGGCCACGAGGCAGTACCCTCCCCCACCCACAGCGGCGAACTGTTCTTCGCCGAGGAGACCGTCTGGTTCCAGGCCGAGGGCTACGACCGTCCCCACACCGAGTCCCTGGGGGCGGGACACCGGGAAACCCGGCTCGACAAGAAGTCCTCGGAGCCCCGCGCCTCCATCGCGAGCCAGCTGATGGACCAGTTCGAACTGGGCGGCCTCATCGTGGTGGAACGCCACGGCGGCGCGTCGCCCTTCACCCGGCCCTCACCCGACACCCTCGCGCGGATCGGCGGCCGGCCGATGTCGAGGCACGATCGAGCGGCTGCTCCGACCCGCTGTCGGCCCAGAACGCTGCGGCCCCGCCCCCCTGAGCGGTTTCCGGAAGGGCGGGGTCGCCGTGTTGTCAAGGCGCCGGTCAGCGGAGGTGTCCGTCGCCGGTGACCACGTACTTGGTGGAGGTCATCTCCGGCAGGCCCATGGGGCCGCGGGCGTGCAGTTTCTGGGTGGAGATGCCGATCTCCGCGCCGAAACCGAACTCGCCGCCGTCGGTGAAGCGGGTGGAGGCGTTGACCATGACGGCAGCGGAGTCCACCAGGGACACGAAGCGGCGCGCCGCCGACTGGGAGTCGGTGACGATGGCCTCGGTGTGCGCCGAGGAGTAGGCGCGGATGTGCGCCACGGCCTCGTCCAGGGAGTCGACGACGCGGGCGGCCAGGTCGAGGGAGAGGTACTCGGTGGTCCAGTCCTCCTCGGTGGCGGGGACGACGCTGTCGTCGTGGGCGCGGACCCGCTCGTCGCCGTGCACGGTGACCCCGGCCTCGCGCAGCGCCGCCAGGGCCTTCGGCAGGAAGGCGTCGGCGATTCCCGCGTGGACCAGGAGGGTCTCGGCCGCGTTGCAGACCGAGCAGCGCTGGACCTTGCTGTTGAGCGCGATGGCCAGCGCGCGGTCGAGGTCGGCCGCCTCGTCGATGTAGACGTGGCAGTTGCCGGTGCCGGTCTCGATGACGGGGACGGTGGACTCGTTCACCACGGTCTGGATGAGCGAGGCGCCGCCGCGCGGGATCAGCACGTCCACCAGGCCGCGCGCCCGCATCAGGTGCTTGACCGAGTCGCGGCTCATCCCGGGCACCATCTGTACGGCGTCTGCCGGGACCTGCGTCGCGGCCAGCGCGTCCCGGATCACGTCGGTGAGGACCCTGTTGGAGGAGTAGGCCGAGGAGGAGCCGCGCAGCAGGGCGGCGTTGCCGCTCTTGAGGCACAGCGCGGCGGCGTCGACGGTGACGTTGGGGCGGCCCTCGTAGATGATGCCGACGACACCGAGCGGGACCCGGATCTGGCGCAGTTCCAGCCCGTTGGGCAGGGTCCTGCCGCGGACGACCTCACCGACCGGGTCGGGAAGCTCGACGACCTCGCGGACCGCGCCCGAGACCGCGGCGACGCGGGCGGGGGTGAGGGTGAGGCGGTCGATCATGGCC is a genomic window containing:
- a CDS encoding glutamate-5-semialdehyde dehydrogenase; its protein translation is MTDIERDIREVAERARDAAADLAPLSRAAKDEALLAVADALSERTEEIVAANAEDVSRARENGISEAMIDRLTLTPARVAAVSGAVREVVELPDPVGEVVRGRTLPNGLELRQIRVPLGVVGIIYEGRPNVTVDAAALCLKSGNAALLRGSSSAYSSNRVLTDVIRDALAATQVPADAVQMVPGMSRDSVKHLMRARGLVDVLIPRGGASLIQTVVNESTVPVIETGTGNCHVYIDEAADLDRALAIALNSKVQRCSVCNAAETLLVHAGIADAFLPKALAALREAGVTVHGDERVRAHDDSVVPATEEDWTTEYLSLDLAARVVDSLDEAVAHIRAYSSAHTEAIVTDSQSAARRFVSLVDSAAVMVNASTRFTDGGEFGFGAEIGISTQKLHARGPMGLPEMTSTKYVVTGDGHLR